One Bradyrhizobium manausense DNA segment encodes these proteins:
- a CDS encoding CbtB domain-containing protein translates to MSQSQLANAQTSAQVTLPVAAGQVGRLSQAVMAMVLGVFVIGMVGFSHIDVVHNAAHDVRHSNAFPCH, encoded by the coding sequence ATGAGCCAGTCCCAGCTCGCCAACGCCCAGACCTCGGCCCAGGTCACGCTTCCGGTTGCCGCCGGGCAGGTGGGACGGCTGTCGCAGGCCGTGATGGCCATGGTGCTCGGCGTGTTCGTCATCGGCATGGTTGGCTTCTCCCATATCGACGTCGTCCACAACGCCGCCCACGACGTGCGCCACTCGAACGCGTTCCCCTGCCACTGA
- a CDS encoding lytic transglycosylase domain-containing protein, with amino-acid sequence MNQCLRSLACVVAMAALALLPTELAAKSSHKSSASKKTHEAKAGKQRHASSGKHGKHAEAKRKSKKQDDEPADKPAPPALTGDLAALKDAIDLARKGKTDDASAARDRIADPAGQKLADWFMLRHSESTANFKRYAAFLAANPDWPSAALLRRRAEARLWQEKSDATTVHAFTMDRPTSAKGHFALARVLLAEGDSDRAARLVRQAWRSEELSERSEEDSYEAFHDLLRPEDHRARMDKRLGAKDYAGARRAAKRLGEDALAIVKACAAVNGKADKAKDYLDDVADDARRDLGYVLCRAQWHLQKDRVDDAAEVILAAAPDTMAAQDTDAWWRERRLLARKLLDQGKFKTAYDVVRAAAVPAMEVYRVDYHFMCGWIALRYLDDPKAAMAHFAAIDEGSANPIALSRAHYWRGRAAEAMGATADARMSYKAAARYPTAYYGQLARARLGLEGIELRAPSPVLASADAPPTDERVRAADMLYGIGERDVVYYYAEDFAKESTDVAALEALGELARQRNDARVMLEVGKSALARGLALDHYAFPTIGIPEHKQVAPAIETSVIYSVARTESSFNQRDKSSANAVGLMQVTPEAGRDTAKRFGVTYDWDKMVSDPVYNTQMGAAELSALLSEYRGNQIMTFAGYNAGRGRVREWVQARGDPRDPKIDPVDWVERIPLSETRNYVQRVMENVLVYRARFEGSGAVAGKTDQRVMTQDATAKATPVGFVGPQ; translated from the coding sequence ATGAACCAGTGCCTACGCTCGCTCGCGTGTGTCGTTGCCATGGCCGCACTGGCGCTCCTTCCAACGGAGCTGGCGGCGAAGAGCAGTCACAAATCATCAGCGTCGAAGAAAACACACGAAGCGAAAGCCGGGAAGCAGCGGCACGCTTCCAGCGGCAAGCACGGCAAACATGCCGAGGCCAAGCGCAAGTCGAAGAAGCAGGACGACGAACCCGCGGACAAGCCGGCACCGCCGGCGCTGACCGGCGACCTCGCCGCGTTGAAGGATGCCATCGACCTCGCGCGCAAGGGCAAGACCGACGACGCGAGCGCGGCGCGCGACCGCATTGCCGATCCCGCCGGACAAAAGCTCGCTGACTGGTTCATGCTGCGCCATTCCGAGAGCACCGCGAATTTCAAGCGCTACGCCGCCTTCCTCGCCGCCAATCCGGACTGGCCGAGCGCTGCCCTGCTGCGCCGCCGCGCCGAGGCGCGGCTGTGGCAGGAGAAGAGCGACGCGACCACCGTGCACGCTTTCACGATGGACCGGCCGACCAGCGCCAAGGGTCATTTCGCGCTCGCCCGCGTGCTGCTGGCCGAAGGCGACAGCGACCGGGCCGCGCGTCTCGTGCGTCAGGCCTGGCGCTCGGAGGAGCTGTCCGAGCGCAGCGAGGAGGATTCCTACGAAGCGTTCCACGACCTGCTACGACCCGAGGATCATCGCGCCCGCATGGACAAGCGACTGGGCGCCAAGGACTATGCCGGCGCGAGGCGCGCGGCCAAGCGACTCGGAGAGGATGCGCTCGCCATCGTCAAGGCCTGCGCCGCGGTCAACGGCAAGGCCGACAAGGCCAAGGATTATCTCGACGACGTCGCGGACGATGCACGCCGCGACCTCGGCTATGTCCTGTGCCGGGCGCAATGGCACCTTCAGAAGGACCGCGTCGACGATGCAGCTGAAGTGATCCTCGCCGCCGCGCCCGACACCATGGCGGCCCAGGATACGGATGCCTGGTGGCGCGAGCGCCGGCTGCTCGCGCGAAAGCTGCTCGACCAGGGTAAGTTCAAGACCGCCTACGACGTGGTACGCGCGGCCGCAGTGCCGGCGATGGAGGTCTATCGGGTCGACTACCACTTCATGTGCGGCTGGATTGCGCTGCGCTATCTCGACGATCCCAAGGCCGCGATGGCCCATTTCGCTGCGATCGACGAAGGCTCCGCCAACCCGATTGCGCTGTCGCGCGCCCATTATTGGCGCGGGCGCGCGGCCGAAGCCATGGGGGCCACAGCCGACGCGCGCATGAGCTACAAGGCTGCCGCGCGCTATCCGACCGCCTACTACGGTCAGCTTGCCCGCGCACGGCTCGGCCTCGAGGGCATCGAGCTGCGCGCGCCCTCACCTGTACTCGCCTCCGCCGACGCTCCGCCCACGGACGAGCGCGTGCGCGCCGCCGACATGCTGTACGGCATCGGCGAGCGTGACGTGGTCTATTATTACGCCGAGGATTTCGCCAAGGAGAGCACCGATGTCGCGGCGCTCGAAGCGCTCGGCGAGCTCGCCAGGCAGCGTAACGACGCACGCGTCATGCTCGAGGTCGGCAAGTCGGCGCTGGCGCGCGGGCTCGCGCTTGATCATTACGCCTTCCCGACCATCGGCATCCCCGAGCACAAGCAGGTCGCGCCGGCAATCGAGACCAGCGTGATCTATTCGGTGGCGCGCACCGAGAGCTCGTTCAACCAGCGCGACAAATCATCCGCCAATGCCGTCGGCCTGATGCAGGTGACGCCGGAAGCCGGCCGTGACACCGCAAAGCGCTTCGGCGTGACCTACGACTGGGACAAGATGGTCTCCGATCCCGTCTACAACACCCAGATGGGCGCCGCCGAACTCAGCGCGCTGCTGTCGGAATATCGCGGCAACCAGATCATGACCTTCGCCGGCTACAATGCCGGCCGCGGCCGCGTGCGCGAATGGGTGCAGGCGCGCGGCGACCCCAGAGATCCCAAGATCGATCCGGTCGACTGGGTCGAGCGCATTCCGCTGTCGGAAACACGCAACTACGTCCAGCGCGTGATGGAGAACGTGCTGGTCTACCGCGCACGCTTCGAGGGCAGCGGCGCGGTGGCCGGCAAGACCGACCAGCGCGTGATGACGCAGGATGCGACTGCCAAGGCGACGCCGGTGGGGTTCGTGGGGCCGCAGTAG
- a CDS encoding threonine synthase — translation MHDNDNLTIERPTFVTHLECAMEGDHYAADQVHNLSKAGKPLLVRYDLAGVKKALTKDALAQRPGDMWRYRELLPVRKCKDIVSLGEVTTPLIRLPKLGKKLGGGEIIVKDEGRLPTGSFKARGLVMAVSMGKALGIKHMAMPTNGNAGAALAAYATSCGIKTTIFCPADTPEVNVSEIELQGATVYRVNGYIDDCGKIVGEGKAKVGWFDTSTLKEPYRIEGKKTMGLELAEQLGWDVPDVIFYPTGGGTGLIGMWKAFDELEKIGFIGSKRPRMVAVQASGCAPMVRAYDAGTEHATRWEDAHTIASGIRVPQAIGDFLILRAVRESKGFAIAVDDGKISSALNEVAREEGLLLCPEGAATYAAYKDSLADGRVSKGDRVMLFNCATGLKYPLPKVDRTLDRHKPIDYTQF, via the coding sequence ATGCATGACAACGACAACCTGACCATCGAGCGCCCGACCTTCGTCACCCATCTCGAATGCGCGATGGAAGGCGATCATTACGCCGCCGATCAGGTCCATAACCTCTCAAAGGCCGGCAAGCCGCTGCTGGTGCGCTACGACCTCGCGGGCGTGAAAAAGGCGCTGACGAAGGACGCGCTGGCACAGCGCCCCGGTGACATGTGGCGCTATCGCGAGCTGCTGCCGGTGCGCAAGTGCAAGGACATCGTTTCGCTCGGCGAAGTCACGACGCCGCTGATCCGGCTGCCCAAGCTCGGCAAGAAGCTCGGCGGCGGCGAGATCATCGTCAAGGACGAGGGACGGCTGCCGACCGGCTCGTTCAAGGCACGCGGTCTGGTCATGGCGGTGTCGATGGGCAAGGCGCTCGGCATCAAGCACATGGCGATGCCGACCAACGGCAATGCCGGTGCGGCGCTGGCGGCCTACGCAACGTCTTGCGGCATCAAGACGACAATCTTCTGCCCGGCCGATACGCCGGAAGTGAATGTCAGCGAGATCGAGCTGCAGGGCGCGACCGTCTACCGCGTCAACGGCTATATCGATGATTGCGGCAAGATCGTCGGCGAGGGCAAGGCGAAGGTCGGCTGGTTCGACACATCGACGCTGAAGGAGCCGTACCGCATCGAAGGCAAGAAGACGATGGGTCTCGAGCTCGCCGAGCAGCTCGGCTGGGACGTGCCCGATGTCATCTTCTATCCCACCGGTGGCGGCACCGGGTTGATCGGCATGTGGAAGGCGTTCGACGAGCTCGAGAAGATCGGCTTCATCGGCTCCAAGCGTCCGCGCATGGTCGCCGTGCAGGCCTCGGGCTGCGCGCCGATGGTGCGGGCCTATGATGCCGGCACCGAGCATGCCACGCGCTGGGAGGACGCCCACACCATCGCTTCGGGTATTCGTGTGCCGCAGGCGATCGGCGACTTCCTGATCCTGCGCGCCGTGCGCGAAAGCAAGGGCTTTGCCATCGCGGTCGACGACGGCAAGATTTCGTCGGCGCTCAACGAGGTCGCGCGCGAGGAGGGGTTGCTGCTGTGCCCGGAGGGCGCCGCGACCTATGCCGCCTACAAGGACAGCCTCGCCGACGGACGCGTCTCGAAGGGTGACCGCGTGATGCTGTTCAACTGCGCCACCGGCCTGAAATACCCGCTGCCGAAGGTCGACCGTACGCTCGATCGCCACAAGCCGATCGACTACACGCAGTTCTAG
- a CDS encoding adenylate/guanylate cyclase domain-containing protein yields MPLFNQSIRRKIVGIALGLIVLMLITSILSMVMSSQVGVLLDELTNRYIPAYGDLARANIRSLERSVALRRMVMMKMQDASDEEAYAARLHEFEDADRKIEEETSAARKLINAIIDDTRTPSDNAALARIDTRIETAVSELRRDMNADHDKLLKQVDGKQMADARATLEHIDVTRDQFNQRIDAIRADMLKQVFASTSTVIGRQRQAIIISGVVTLLAAVLGFAFALLVSSGITRPVRLLLAGAREVEAGRFDKSITVSTQDEIGELAAAFNRMIEQLRHNERIRETFGRYIDPKVVQGLIDRPEVAIDGQRRVMTIMFCDMSGFTSMSEGMTPRGLVKVMNHYFTVMSGPIRNNRGVIDKYIGDAIMSYWGPPFIEEDEQALLAGQSAIDMAEQVPALQKQLPDLLGIRAMPVPCDLRIGIATGEVLTGSIGSELMMSFTVMGDAVNLASRLEAANKIYGTRILISQTTAEAIGARLELREVDRLVVIGQSVPQPVFEVMGRAGELAAPQDGLRAHYAEGLAAYRACRFDDARVAFNAALESVPGDGPCRTMLARIAQFVVTPPAADWDGAWRMDSK; encoded by the coding sequence ATGCCGCTTTTCAACCAGTCGATCCGGCGCAAGATCGTCGGCATCGCCCTCGGATTGATCGTCCTGATGCTGATCACCTCGATCCTGTCGATGGTGATGTCCAGCCAGGTCGGCGTTCTCCTGGACGAGCTGACCAACCGGTACATCCCGGCCTATGGCGACCTGGCGCGCGCCAATATCCGCTCGCTGGAGCGGTCGGTAGCGCTGCGGCGGATGGTCATGATGAAGATGCAGGACGCCTCAGACGAGGAGGCCTATGCGGCGCGGCTCCACGAATTCGAGGACGCCGACCGCAAGATCGAGGAGGAAACCTCGGCCGCTCGAAAACTCATCAACGCGATCATCGACGACACCAGGACACCATCGGACAACGCCGCACTGGCGCGGATCGACACCCGCATCGAGACCGCAGTCAGCGAATTGCGCCGGGACATGAACGCGGATCACGACAAGCTGCTCAAGCAGGTCGATGGCAAGCAGATGGCTGACGCGCGCGCGACGCTCGAGCACATCGATGTCACGCGCGATCAGTTCAACCAGAGGATCGATGCGATCCGCGCCGACATGCTCAAGCAGGTCTTCGCGAGCACCTCGACGGTGATCGGTCGCCAGCGGCAGGCGATCATCATCTCCGGCGTCGTGACACTGCTCGCAGCGGTGCTCGGATTTGCGTTTGCGCTGCTGGTCAGTAGCGGCATCACCCGCCCGGTGCGGTTGCTGCTCGCTGGCGCCCGCGAGGTCGAGGCGGGCCGCTTCGACAAGAGCATCACTGTCTCGACCCAGGATGAGATCGGCGAGCTCGCGGCTGCCTTCAACCGCATGATCGAGCAGTTGCGCCACAACGAGCGCATCCGCGAGACCTTCGGCCGCTATATCGATCCCAAGGTGGTGCAGGGCCTGATCGACCGGCCCGAGGTCGCCATCGACGGCCAGCGCCGGGTGATGACGATCATGTTCTGCGACATGAGCGGCTTCACCTCGATGAGCGAGGGCATGACCCCGCGCGGCCTCGTCAAGGTGATGAACCACTATTTCACCGTGATGTCCGGCCCGATCCGTAACAATCGCGGCGTGATCGATAAGTATATCGGCGACGCCATCATGTCCTATTGGGGTCCGCCCTTCATCGAGGAGGACGAGCAGGCGTTGCTCGCAGGCCAGTCTGCGATCGACATGGCCGAGCAGGTGCCCGCGCTCCAGAAGCAATTGCCTGACCTCCTCGGCATTCGCGCCATGCCTGTGCCGTGCGATCTGCGCATCGGCATTGCCACTGGCGAGGTGCTGACCGGCAGCATCGGCTCCGAGCTGATGATGAGCTTCACGGTGATGGGCGACGCCGTGAATCTCGCTTCGCGCCTTGAGGCCGCGAACAAGATCTACGGCACCCGCATCCTGATCTCGCAAACGACCGCCGAGGCGATCGGAGCGCGCCTCGAACTGCGCGAGGTCGATCGTCTGGTGGTGATCGGGCAGAGCGTGCCGCAGCCGGTGTTCGAAGTGATGGGCAGGGCAGGAGAGCTTGCCGCACCGCAGGACGGCCTGCGCGCGCATTATGCCGAAGGCCTTGCCGCCTACCGCGCATGCCGCTTCGACGACGCACGCGTCGCGTTCAACGCAGCTCTGGAGAGCGTTCCCGGTGACGGGCCTTGCCGCACGATGCTGGCCCGCATCGCGCAGTTCGTCGTCACTCCGCCGGCGGCCGATTGGGACGGCGCCTGGCGGATGGACAGCAAATAG
- a CDS encoding CbtA family protein yields MSTFRAIVFASVISGFIVGLIVTVVQQFGTVPLILKAEVFEKAAETHQHDAPVAAQPAAAGHDHAAHDHGDHAHGAGDHDHGAGAWEPRDGFERNAYTAAANILTAIGFALLLAGFFAVRSGTTGASISWHEGLLWGLAGFAVFTLAPGLGLPPELPGVPAAPLLSRQIWWLAAVLATAGGLGLIAFRRSVPAAIAGVILLTLPHLIGAPELANIETNVPSSLTHQFVTAVTVTSLVFWTLLGGLTSAVFARLDRDATA; encoded by the coding sequence ATGAGCACGTTTCGCGCGATCGTCTTCGCGTCGGTCATTTCAGGTTTCATCGTCGGTCTCATCGTCACCGTCGTCCAGCAGTTCGGAACCGTCCCCCTGATCCTGAAGGCGGAAGTCTTCGAGAAGGCGGCGGAGACGCACCAGCATGATGCACCAGTCGCGGCGCAGCCGGCCGCGGCCGGGCACGATCACGCGGCTCACGATCACGGCGACCATGCGCATGGCGCCGGCGACCACGACCATGGCGCCGGGGCCTGGGAGCCGCGCGATGGTTTTGAACGCAACGCCTATACCGCCGCCGCCAACATCCTGACCGCGATCGGCTTCGCGCTGCTGCTGGCCGGCTTCTTCGCCGTGCGCAGTGGTACGACCGGCGCGAGTATCTCGTGGCACGAAGGCCTGCTGTGGGGCCTGGCGGGCTTTGCAGTCTTTACCCTGGCACCCGGTCTCGGCCTGCCGCCCGAACTGCCCGGCGTGCCCGCCGCGCCATTGCTGTCGCGCCAGATCTGGTGGCTCGCCGCCGTGCTGGCGACGGCCGGCGGGCTCGGCTTGATCGCCTTCCGCCGCTCGGTGCCGGCGGCAATCGCGGGCGTGATCCTGCTGACCCTGCCGCACCTGATCGGCGCGCCGGAGCTTGCCAACATCGAGACCAACGTGCCGTCGTCGCTGACGCATCAGTTCGTCACGGCCGTGACGGTGACGAGCCTCGTGTTCTGGACCCTGCTCGGCGGTCTGACCAGCGCGGTGTTCGCGCGATTGGATCGCGACGCGACCGCCTAG
- the lpdA gene encoding dihydrolipoyl dehydrogenase, with translation MADTSFDVIIIGSGPGGYVTAIRAAQLGFKVAIVEKSYLGGICLNWGCIPTKALLRSAEIYHYMQHAKDYGLSAEKVSFDPKAVVQRSRGVSKRLNDGVGFLMKKNKVSVIWGAASIDAPGKVTVKKSDVEGPKGSLGEGAYQAKHIIVATGARPRVLPGLEPDKKLIWTYFEAMVPERMPKSLLVVGSGAIGIEFASFFHTMGSDVTVVEVLPQILPVEDAEIAGLARKRLEKLGIKIMSSTKVTKLEKKADSVVATIDDGKGKPVTTEFERVISAVGVVGNIESLGLEKLGVKTDRGCIVIDGYGKTNVPGIYAIGDVAGPPMLAHKAEHEGVICVEAIKGLHPHPMDKLMIPGCTYCQPQVASVGLTEAKAKESGREIRVGRFPFVGNGKAIALGEDQGLVKVIFDKKTGQLLGAHMVGAEVTELIQGYVVAMNLETTEEELMHTVFPHPTLSEMMKEAVLDAYGRVLNI, from the coding sequence ATGGCCGACACATCCTTCGACGTCATCATCATCGGCTCTGGCCCCGGCGGCTACGTCACCGCGATCCGGGCCGCGCAACTCGGCTTCAAGGTCGCGATCGTCGAGAAATCCTATCTCGGCGGCATCTGTCTGAACTGGGGCTGCATCCCGACCAAAGCGCTGCTGCGCTCGGCCGAGATCTACCACTACATGCAGCACGCCAAGGATTACGGCCTGTCGGCGGAGAAGGTGTCGTTCGATCCGAAGGCCGTGGTGCAACGCTCGCGCGGCGTCTCCAAGCGGTTGAACGACGGCGTCGGTTTCCTGATGAAGAAGAACAAGGTGAGCGTGATCTGGGGCGCAGCCTCGATCGATGCGCCCGGCAAGGTCACCGTGAAGAAATCCGATGTCGAGGGTCCGAAGGGCTCGCTCGGCGAGGGCGCCTACCAGGCCAAGCATATCATCGTCGCCACCGGCGCGCGGCCGCGCGTGCTGCCGGGCCTCGAGCCCGACAAGAAGCTGATCTGGACCTATTTTGAAGCGATGGTGCCGGAGCGGATGCCGAAGTCGCTGCTGGTGGTCGGCTCCGGCGCGATCGGCATCGAGTTCGCCTCGTTCTTCCACACCATGGGCTCCGACGTCACCGTCGTCGAGGTGCTGCCGCAGATCCTGCCGGTCGAGGATGCCGAGATCGCCGGTCTAGCGCGCAAGCGGCTGGAGAAGCTGGGCATCAAGATCATGTCCTCGACCAAGGTGACCAAGCTCGAAAAGAAGGCCGACAGCGTCGTCGCGACCATCGATGACGGCAAGGGCAAGCCCGTCACCACCGAGTTCGAGCGCGTGATCTCCGCCGTCGGCGTCGTCGGCAATATCGAGAGTCTCGGCCTCGAAAAGCTCGGCGTCAAAACCGACCGCGGCTGCATCGTCATCGACGGCTACGGCAAGACCAACGTGCCCGGCATCTACGCCATCGGCGATGTCGCCGGTCCCCCGATGCTCGCCCACAAGGCCGAGCATGAAGGCGTGATCTGTGTCGAGGCGATCAAGGGCCTGCATCCGCATCCCATGGACAAGCTGATGATCCCGGGCTGCACCTATTGCCAACCGCAGGTCGCCTCGGTCGGCCTCACGGAAGCCAAGGCCAAGGAGAGCGGCCGGGAGATCCGCGTCGGCCGCTTCCCGTTCGTCGGCAATGGCAAGGCGATTGCGCTCGGCGAGGACCAGGGCCTTGTGAAGGTGATCTTCGACAAGAAGACCGGCCAGCTGCTCGGCGCCCACATGGTCGGCGCTGAAGTGACCGAACTGATCCAGGGCTATGTCGTCGCGATGAACCTGGAGACGACGGAAGAAGAGCTGATGCACACGGTGTTCCCGCATCCGACCCTGTCGGAGATGATGAAGGAAGCGGTGCTGGATGCATATGGACGGGTGCTGAATATCTGA
- a CDS encoding tripartite tricarboxylate transporter substrate binding protein BugD, translating to MKKAVWAGLIGLLALTGAARADDFPSRPITIIVPFAAGGPSDAMARVLAERMRVTLGQAVVIENVTGAGGSIGVGRAVHSPPDGYTISFGHLGTHVANGAVYKLNYDLVTDLEPVVLLPSNPMIVVSKNAVPATSLKELVEWLKSRPSPPTAGTAGAGSGSHIAGVYFESVSGIKLQYVPYRGTAPALNDLIAGQIDIIVDQTSNSINQVRAGTIRAYAITDEKRLASAPDIPTADEAGLKGFNMTLWSGLWVPKGTPKAIVDKLNAAAVDALNDPGVKKQLESQGLEMTPKDQLTPEALGARQKAEIAKWWPIIKAANIKVD from the coding sequence ATGAAGAAGGCCGTCTGGGCTGGGCTGATCGGACTTCTTGCGCTCACGGGCGCCGCGCGCGCCGACGATTTTCCGTCGCGTCCCATCACCATCATCGTTCCCTTCGCAGCCGGCGGTCCATCCGATGCGATGGCGCGCGTGCTCGCCGAGCGGATGCGGGTGACGCTCGGTCAGGCCGTGGTGATCGAGAACGTCACCGGCGCCGGTGGCTCGATCGGGGTAGGGCGCGCGGTGCATTCGCCGCCTGACGGCTACACCATCTCCTTCGGCCATCTCGGGACCCATGTCGCCAACGGCGCGGTCTACAAGCTCAACTACGATCTCGTCACCGACCTCGAACCGGTGGTGCTGCTGCCGAGCAACCCGATGATCGTGGTCAGCAAGAACGCGGTGCCCGCGACCTCGCTGAAGGAACTGGTGGAATGGCTGAAGTCGCGGCCGTCGCCGCCGACGGCCGGCACGGCGGGCGCCGGCTCCGGCAGCCACATCGCCGGCGTCTATTTCGAAAGTGTCTCCGGCATCAAGCTGCAATACGTGCCGTATCGCGGCACGGCGCCGGCGCTGAACGACCTCATCGCCGGCCAGATCGACATCATCGTCGACCAGACCTCCAACTCCATCAACCAGGTCCGCGCCGGCACCATCCGCGCCTACGCCATCACCGACGAAAAGCGGCTGGCCTCGGCGCCCGACATCCCGACTGCGGATGAAGCGGGCCTGAAAGGCTTCAACATGACGCTGTGGTCGGGCCTGTGGGTGCCGAAGGGCACACCGAAGGCGATCGTCGACAAGCTCAACGCCGCCGCCGTGGACGCGCTGAACGATCCCGGCGTGAAGAAGCAGCTGGAAAGCCAGGGCCTGGAGATGACGCCCAAGGATCAGCTCACGCCGGAAGCACTCGGCGCGCGGCAGAAGGCTGAAATCGCAAAATGGTGGCCGATCATCAAGGCGGCGAACATCAAGGTGGATTGA
- a CDS encoding pyruvate dehydrogenase complex dihydrolipoamide acetyltransferase, with product MPINILMPALSPTMEKGNLAKWLKKEGDKVKSGDVIAEIETDKATMEVEAIDEGTIAKILVPEGTQDVPVNDVIAVLAGEGEDVKAAGAAKPSASAAPPKAAEAPAAAAPAPAPAAPKAAPAPTTAPAPQAAAPAAQGNGQAGRVFSSPLARRLAKEAGIDVGRVTGTGPHGRVVARDVEQAKSGKGLKAPAAAPAGGAPGIAPTMSDKQILSLFEPGSYDIVPHDGMRRTIAQRLTASIQNVPHFFLTIDCDIGKLMAAREEINATAPKDKEKKPLYKISVNDFVIKAMAVALQKIPNCNVSWTESGMVKHHHSDVGVAVAMPGGLITPIIRKAETKTLSTISNEMKDFAARARSRKLKPEEYQGGTTAVSNLGMYGISHFTAVINPPHATILAVGTSEERPVVRGGKIEIAHMMSVTLSCDHRAIDGALGAELIGAFKQLIENPVMMMV from the coding sequence ATGCCCATCAACATCCTGATGCCCGCTCTTTCGCCGACGATGGAGAAGGGCAACCTCGCCAAGTGGCTGAAGAAGGAAGGCGACAAGGTCAAATCCGGCGATGTCATCGCCGAGATCGAGACCGACAAGGCCACCATGGAAGTCGAAGCCATCGACGAGGGCACGATCGCCAAGATCCTCGTGCCTGAGGGCACGCAGGACGTGCCGGTCAACGACGTGATCGCGGTGCTCGCCGGCGAGGGCGAGGACGTCAAGGCCGCGGGTGCCGCCAAACCCAGCGCTTCGGCGGCGCCGCCCAAGGCCGCTGAGGCTCCCGCTGCCGCTGCTCCCGCACCGGCACCCGCCGCGCCGAAGGCTGCGCCGGCACCGACTACTGCACCTGCGCCGCAGGCCGCGGCTCCGGCCGCGCAGGGCAACGGCCAAGCCGGCCGCGTGTTCTCATCGCCGCTGGCGCGCCGTCTTGCCAAGGAAGCCGGCATCGATGTCGGCAGGGTCACAGGCACGGGCCCGCATGGCCGTGTCGTCGCGCGCGACGTCGAGCAGGCCAAATCAGGCAAGGGCCTCAAGGCACCCGCCGCGGCGCCGGCCGGCGGTGCGCCCGGAATCGCGCCCACCATGTCGGACAAGCAGATCCTGTCGCTGTTCGAGCCCGGCTCCTACGACATCGTCCCGCATGACGGCATGCGCCGCACCATCGCGCAGCGCCTGACCGCGTCGATCCAGAACGTCCCGCATTTCTTCCTCACGATCGACTGCGACATCGGCAAGCTGATGGCCGCGCGCGAGGAGATCAATGCGACTGCGCCCAAGGACAAGGAAAAGAAGCCGCTCTACAAGATCTCGGTCAACGACTTCGTCATCAAGGCGATGGCGGTGGCGCTGCAGAAGATTCCGAATTGCAACGTCAGCTGGACCGAAAGCGGCATGGTCAAGCATCACCATTCCGACGTCGGCGTTGCCGTGGCGATGCCGGGCGGCCTGATCACGCCGATCATCCGCAAGGCCGAGACCAAGACGCTCTCGACCATCTCCAACGAGATGAAGGACTTTGCCGCGCGCGCCCGCTCGCGCAAGCTCAAGCCCGAGGAATACCAGGGCGGCACCACGGCCGTCTCCAACCTCGGCATGTACGGCATCAGCCACTTCACCGCCGTGATCAACCCGCCGCACGCGACGATCCTTGCGGTCGGCACCAGCGAGGAGCGCCCGGTCGTGCGCGGCGGCAAGATCGAGATCGCGCACATGATGAGCGTGACGCTGTCGTGCGATCATCGCGCCATCGACGGCGCGCTCGGCGCCGAGCTGATCGGAGCGTTCAAGCAGCTGATCGAAAACCCCGTCATGATGATGGTGTGA
- a CDS encoding nucleoside deaminase: MAIEAHHFDLMLEAIREAEASIAQGGLPIGAVLTRDKKIIARGHNNRVQENNPILHGEMSCLRDAGAISFHDTVMYTTLSPCSMCAGALALFKVSQVVIGESVTFEGSKDILDKFGIPWIDLADDRSIAMMKNWRSNPANERLWQGDIGN, from the coding sequence GTGGCGATCGAAGCCCACCATTTCGATCTGATGCTGGAGGCGATCCGCGAGGCCGAGGCCTCGATCGCGCAAGGCGGCCTGCCGATCGGTGCCGTGTTGACGCGCGACAAAAAGATCATCGCCCGCGGCCACAACAACCGCGTGCAGGAGAACAATCCGATCCTGCACGGCGAGATGAGCTGCCTGCGCGACGCCGGCGCGATCTCGTTCCACGACACCGTCATGTACACCACGCTGTCGCCATGCTCGATGTGTGCCGGCGCGCTCGCCTTGTTCAAGGTCTCGCAGGTGGTGATCGGAGAGTCCGTCACCTTCGAGGGATCCAAGGACATCCTCGACAAGTTCGGCATCCCCTGGATCGATCTTGCCGACGACCGATCCATCGCCATGATGAAGAATTGGCGTTCCAATCCTGCCAATGAACGCCTGTGGCAGGGCGACATCGGCAACTAA
- a CDS encoding DUF5076 domain-containing protein has translation MTGPKEQPLPPDVLARDDAVEILRVFVLDGGLSMAFQRAFEEPDMWGLLLVDLARHAARAYSRESEYTEEDALNRILEMFQAEIERPTDTGTTTPRGKGH, from the coding sequence ATGACGGGCCCGAAGGAGCAGCCACTGCCACCCGACGTTCTCGCCCGCGACGATGCGGTCGAGATCCTGCGCGTGTTCGTGCTGGATGGCGGGCTGTCGATGGCGTTCCAGCGCGCCTTCGAGGAGCCCGACATGTGGGGCCTGCTGCTCGTCGATCTCGCCCGCCACGCCGCGCGCGCTTATTCGCGCGAGAGCGAATACACCGAAGAGGACGCGCTGAACCGGATCCTCGAGATGTTCCAGGCCGAGATCGAGCGTCCGACCGACACCGGCACGACGACGCCGCGCGGGAAGGGACACTGA